The following coding sequences are from one Musa acuminata AAA Group cultivar baxijiao chromosome BXJ2-4, Cavendish_Baxijiao_AAA, whole genome shotgun sequence window:
- the LOC103981708 gene encoding uncharacterized protein LOC103981708 isoform X2: MTEGCIRAAVDAIHSTPTKAVVYLSGGASQALGWLMSLPGASNTILEVVVPYSKNSMTQLLGKIPAQFVSNQTAEEMALLAYNRALKLSRPGLPVLGVGFTGSLATTYTKHGDHRFYLSTRTCDRLWTSSVTLLKGLRTREEEDRVSSHFLLKAISDACKVSATFSSELYESEVPDEYERQVDEDEELQQIIDGKLCMKIYDFSGASERMVILPGSFNPLHDGHLRLSEIASSICENGFPCFEISVINPDKPPLSLAEIKSRVEQFRKAGKTVIISNQPYFYKKAEIFPGSAFVIGADTAVRLINPKYYGGSYSQMLEILLGCKRTGCTFLVGGRLVDGVFKVLEDVDIPQELNDMFISIPLEKFRMDISSTEIRKSKNM; encoded by the exons ATGACGGAAGGGTGCATTCGAGCAGCGGTCGACGCTATCCATTCCACCCCCACTAAGGCCGTCGTCTACCTCTCCGGCGGCGCTTCCCAG GCTCTCGGATGGCTGATGTCCCTCCCGGGGGCGTCCAACACGATTCTTGAAGTCGTCGTCCCCTACTCCAAGAATTCCATGACCCAATTGCTCGGCAAG ATTCCTGCACAATTTGTTAGCAACCAAACTGCAGAGGAAATGGCACTGTTGGCATACAATCGTGCATTGAAGCTTTCAAGACCAG GTTTACCAGTTTTGGGTGTTGGATTTACGGGGTCCTTGGCTACTACATATACAAAACATGGAGACCACAG ATTTTACTTGTCTACCCGAACATGTGATCGTCTTTGGACATCAAGTGTTACTTTGTTGAAG GGTTTGCGAACTCGAGAAGAAGAAGACAGGGTTTCCAGTCATTTCTTATTAAAG GCAATTTCAGATGCCTGCAAAGTTTCTGCCACTTTTAGTTCAGAATTGTATGAATCTGAAGTACCCGATGAATatgaaaggcaagttgatgaggaTGAGGAGCTACAACAAATTATTGATGGGAAGCTTTGCATGAAGATTTATGATTTTTCTGGCG CTTCAGAGAGGATGGTGATATTGCCAGGTTCATTTAATCCATTGCATGATGGACATCTGAGACTCTCGGAAATTGCATCAAG CATCTGTGAGAACGGATTTCCATGCTTCGAGATATCAGTGATCAATCCTGACAAACCACCATTGTCTTTGGCTGAAATTAAAAGTCGAGTAGAACAATTTAGAAAGGCAG GGAAAACTGTCATTATCTCAAACCAGCCATACTTCTATAAGAAAGCAGAAATTTTCCCTGGAAGTGCCTTTGTGATTGGGGCAGACACTGCTGTGAGGCTTATTAAT CCGAAATATTATGGTGGAAGTTATAGCCAAATGCTGGAGATTCTTCTTGGCTGCAAAAGAACAGGTTGCACATTTCTAGTTGGTGGCCGCTTGGTCGATGGAGTTTTCAAG GTTCTTGAAGATGTTGATATTCCTCAAGAGTTGAATGACATGTTCATCTCCATACCACTGGAAAAGTTTCGCATGGATATTTCATCAACCGAGATAAGGAAGAGCAAGAACATGTGA
- the LOC103981708 gene encoding uncharacterized protein LOC103981708 isoform X1 → MTEGCIRAAVDAIHSTPTKAVVYLSGGASQALGWLMSLPGASNTILEVVVPYSKNSMTQLLGKIPAQFVSNQTAEEMALLAYNRALKLSRPGLPVLGVGFTGSLATTYTKHGDHRFYLSTRTCDRLWTSSVTLLKGLRTREEEDRVSSHFLLKAISDACKVSATFSSELYESEVPDEYERQVDEDEELQQIIDGKLCMKIYDFSGDKDTASERMVILPGSFNPLHDGHLRLSEIASSICENGFPCFEISVINPDKPPLSLAEIKSRVEQFRKAGKTVIISNQPYFYKKAEIFPGSAFVIGADTAVRLINPKYYGGSYSQMLEILLGCKRTGCTFLVGGRLVDGVFKVLEDVDIPQELNDMFISIPLEKFRMDISSTEIRKSKNM, encoded by the exons ATGACGGAAGGGTGCATTCGAGCAGCGGTCGACGCTATCCATTCCACCCCCACTAAGGCCGTCGTCTACCTCTCCGGCGGCGCTTCCCAG GCTCTCGGATGGCTGATGTCCCTCCCGGGGGCGTCCAACACGATTCTTGAAGTCGTCGTCCCCTACTCCAAGAATTCCATGACCCAATTGCTCGGCAAG ATTCCTGCACAATTTGTTAGCAACCAAACTGCAGAGGAAATGGCACTGTTGGCATACAATCGTGCATTGAAGCTTTCAAGACCAG GTTTACCAGTTTTGGGTGTTGGATTTACGGGGTCCTTGGCTACTACATATACAAAACATGGAGACCACAG ATTTTACTTGTCTACCCGAACATGTGATCGTCTTTGGACATCAAGTGTTACTTTGTTGAAG GGTTTGCGAACTCGAGAAGAAGAAGACAGGGTTTCCAGTCATTTCTTATTAAAG GCAATTTCAGATGCCTGCAAAGTTTCTGCCACTTTTAGTTCAGAATTGTATGAATCTGAAGTACCCGATGAATatgaaaggcaagttgatgaggaTGAGGAGCTACAACAAATTATTGATGGGAAGCTTTGCATGAAGATTTATGATTTTTCTGGCG ATAAGGACACAGCTTCAGAGAGGATGGTGATATTGCCAGGTTCATTTAATCCATTGCATGATGGACATCTGAGACTCTCGGAAATTGCATCAAG CATCTGTGAGAACGGATTTCCATGCTTCGAGATATCAGTGATCAATCCTGACAAACCACCATTGTCTTTGGCTGAAATTAAAAGTCGAGTAGAACAATTTAGAAAGGCAG GGAAAACTGTCATTATCTCAAACCAGCCATACTTCTATAAGAAAGCAGAAATTTTCCCTGGAAGTGCCTTTGTGATTGGGGCAGACACTGCTGTGAGGCTTATTAAT CCGAAATATTATGGTGGAAGTTATAGCCAAATGCTGGAGATTCTTCTTGGCTGCAAAAGAACAGGTTGCACATTTCTAGTTGGTGGCCGCTTGGTCGATGGAGTTTTCAAG GTTCTTGAAGATGTTGATATTCCTCAAGAGTTGAATGACATGTTCATCTCCATACCACTGGAAAAGTTTCGCATGGATATTTCATCAACCGAGATAAGGAAGAGCAAGAACATGTGA
- the LOC135609965 gene encoding LEAF RUST 10 DISEASE-RESISTANCE LOCUS RECEPTOR-LIKE PROTEIN KINASE-like 2.4 translates to MPSQIRPPPSPPPLLPLPIPLLFLVLLFSIAAVSFASDYACQELSTSCGSVTNITYPFWLANDTDELFTHCGYQDFKVICRDNTPILSLATDNYTVTHIDYGHRIISLADDDIVSSVDACPRVRHNLTVLTNSSLAYAPSDANLTFFFNCSDGLTEYMSPCLGKKSFVLTDEMIENNSFVPHNCEAVIVAPVLQEYLKSYQYELANGFREVLHEGFELNWSASTNTACSHCEQSGGWCGLNKTSSTTSVFACFCSDGRIESYNCSGKSKSKLKHGIIIGIAASAGFFLLLCFGFIHYRHKKKQGNSPSSKSLMQNLSSMPSSKDPVKGVEGFLLRYGSLVPKRYKYSEIKRMTNSFSNKLGQGGYGTVFKGTLKDGHLVAVKVLSETKGNGEEFINEVASISRTSHVNIVSLLGFCLEGPKRALVYDFMPNGSLEQFIYADKSKTETQNLGWEKLYEIAVGVARGLEYLHRGCNTRIVHFDIKPHNILLDQDFHPKISDFGLAKICPPKVSVISMAAARGTFGYIAPEVVTRSIGAVSSKSDVYSYGMMLLEMAGGRKNLDAGVENTSEIYFPHWIYDNLNKYCEVGISGLTSETGEVARKMIMVGLWCIQVNPANRPSMSKVLEMWEGSTGKLEMPPRP, encoded by the exons ATGCCTTCTCAAATCCGACCAcctccgtcgccgccgccgcttctTCCTCTTCCCATCCCTCTCCTTTTCCTTGTCCTGCTATTCTCCATCGCCGCCGTTAGCTTCGCTTCCGATTACGCCTGCCAGGAACTCTCAACGAGCTGTGGCAGCGTAACCAACATCACCTACCCGTTCTGGCTCGCTAATGATACGGATGAGCTTTTCACCCACTGCGGCTACCAAGACTTCAAGGTGATTTGCCGAGACAACACGCCGATTCTCAGCCTTGCCACCGATAACTACACGGTCACCCACATCGACTACGGCCACCGTATCATCTCCCTCGCCGACGACGACATCGTCAGCAGTGTGGATGCCTGTCCCAGAGTCCGCCACAACCTCACCGTTCTAACCAATTCCTCTCTGGCCTACGCTCCCTCCGACGCCAATCTCACCTTCTTCTTCAACTGCAGCGACGGCCTCACCGAATACATGAGTCCCTGCCTTGGAAAGAAATCTTTTGTTCTCACAGACGAGATGATCGAGAACAATTCCTTCGTTCCTCACAACTGCGAAGCCGTCATCGTGGCTCCGGTCCTGCAGGAATATCTGAAGTCTTATCAGTATGAACTCGCGAACGGGTTCAGAGAGGTGTTGCACGAAGGATTCGAATTGAACTGGTCGGCGTCCACCAACACTGCCTGCAGCCACTGCGAGCAATCCGGTGGGTGGTGTGGGTTGAACAAGACCAGTAGTACGACTTCGGTTTTCGCCTGCTTCTGCTCCGACGGAAGAATAGAATCGTACAATTGTTCAG GAAAGAGCAAGAGTAAACTGAAACATGGAATTATAATAG GTATTGCAGCATCAGCTGGTTTCTTCCTCCTACTTTGTTTTGGCTTTATCCACTACAGGCACAAGAAGAAGCAAGGAAACTCCCCCTCCTCCAAATCCCTTATGCAGAACCTCTCTTCCATGCCATCTTCTAAAGACCCTGTGAAGGGTGTCGAAGGCTTCCTACTTCGATATGGTTCCTTGGTCCCAAAGAGATACAAGTACTCAGAAATAAAGAGAATGACCAATTCCTTCAGTAACAAACTAGGGCAAGGTGGATACGGTACCGTGTTCAAGGGGACTCTCAAAGATGGTCATCTGGTGGCGGTGAAGGTCCTAAGCGAAACCAAAGGCAACGGAGAAGAATTCATCAATGAGGTTGCCAGCATCAGTAGAACATCCCACGTTAACATTGTGAGTCTTCTAGGGTTTTGCTTAGAGGGACCAAAGAGGGCTTTGGTGTATGACTTCATGCCAAATGGGTCCTTGGAGCAGTTCATTTATGCCGATAAATCGAAAACTGAGACACAAAACCTAGGGTGGGAGAAATTATACGAGATCGCCGTCGGTGTTGCCCGAGGCTTAGAATATTTGCACCGGGGATGCAACACCCGCATcgtgcattttgatatcaagcccCACAACATCCTACTGGACCAAGATTTCCATCCCAAGATTTCTGATTTCGGACTTGCCAAGATATGCCCTCCCAAAGTGAGCGTCATTTCAATGGCGGCTGCAAGGGGGACTTTTGGGTACATTGCTCCGGAAGTGGTCACTAGGAGCATCGGAGCTGTATCCAGCAAGTCTGATGTTTATAGCTATGGCATGATGCTGCTTGAGATGGCTGGAGGAAGGAAGAACTTGGATGCAGGAGTGGAAAATACTAGTGAGATATATTTTCCACATTGGATCTATGACAATCTTAACAAGTACTGTGAGGTGGGCATTTCTGGGTTGACCAGTGAAACAGGAGAGGTTGCGAGAAAGATGATAATGGTTGGATTATGGTGTATACAGGTAAATCCTGCCAATAGACCTTCGATGAGCAAGGTTTTGGAAATGTGGGAAGGAAGCACTGGAAAATTGGAAATGCCACCAAGGCCTTAA
- the LOC135583586 gene encoding LEAF RUST 10 DISEASE-RESISTANCE LOCUS RECEPTOR-LIKE PROTEIN KINASE-like 2.7 isoform X3 — protein MLDAKPPPSSLPLPIPLLFLVLLFSIAAVSLASDYVCQELSTSCGSVTDITYPFWLANDTAELVTPCGYPDFKVICRDNTPILSLATDNYTVIHIDHDRRIISLADADILGSEDTCPRVRHNLTFPPDSSLAYAPSDANLTFYFNCSDGLTEYISPCLGKKSFVLTDEMIENNSFVPHNCEAVIVAPVLQEYLKSYQYELANGFREVLHEGFELNWSASTNTTCSHCEQSGGWCGLNKNSRSTSVFACFCSDGRTASYNCSGSLGKKKKKKLKGTVVGLTLGCFTLLCLFLCVNILRSRKHHEKNEQGVEGFLLRYGSLVPKRYKYSEIKRMTNSFSNKLGQGGYGTVFKGTLKDGHLVAVKVLSETKGNGEEFINEVASISRTSHVNIVSLLGFCLEGPKRALVYDFMPNGSLEQFIYADKSKTETQNLGWEKLYEIAVGVARGLEYLHRGCNTRIVHFDIKPHNILLDQDFHPKISDFGLAKICPPKVSVISMAAARGTFGYIAPEVVTRSIGAVSSKSDVYSYGMMLLEMAGGRKNLDAGVENTSEIYFPHWIYDNLNKYCEVGISGLTSETGEVARKMIMVGLWCIQVNPANRPSMSKVLEMWEGSTGKLEMPPRP, from the exons ATGCTCGATGCAAAACCACCACCGTCATCTCTTCCTCTTCCCATCCCTCTCCTTTTCCTCGTCCTGCTATTCTCCATCGCCGCCGTTAGCTTGGCTTCCGATTACGTCTGCCAGGAACTCTCAACGAGCTGTGGCAGCGTAACCGACATCACCTACCCGTTCTGGCTCGCTAATGATACAGCTGAGCTTGTAACCCCCTGCGGCTACCCAGACTTCAAGGTGATTTGCCGAGACAACACGCCGATTCTCAGCCTTGCCACCGATAACTACACGGTCATCCACATCGACCACGACCGCCGTATCATTTCCCTCGCCGACGCCGACATCCTCGGCAGTGAGGATACCTGTCCCAGAGTCCGCCACAACCTCACCTTTCCTCCCGATTCCTCTCTGGCCTACGCACCCTCCGACGCCAATCTCACCTTCTACTTCAACTGCAGCGACGGCCTCACCGAATACATAAGTCCCTGCCTTGGAAAGAAATCTTTTGTTCTCACAGACGAGATGATCGAGAACAATTCCTTCGTTCCTCACAACTGCGAAGCCGTCATCGTGGCTCCGGTCCTGCAGGAATATCTGAAGTCTTATCAGTATGAACTCGCGAACGGGTTCAGAGAGGTTTTGCACGAAGGATTCGAATTGAACTGGTCGGCGTCCACCAACACCACCTGCAGCCACTGCGAGCAATCCGGTGGGTGGTGTGGGTTGAACAAGAACAGTAGATCAACTTCGGTTTTCGCCTGCTTCTGCTCCGACGGAAGAACAGCATCGTACAATTGTTCAG GCAGccttgggaagaagaagaagaagaaactgaaAG GGACAGTCGTTGGTCTTACACTTGGATGCTTCACTCTGCTATGCCTATTCCTTTGTGTCAATATTCTACGTTCCAGAAAACACCATGAAAAGAATGAGCAGGGTGTCGAAGGCTTCCTACTTCGATATGGTTCCTTGGTCCCAAAGAGATACAAGTACTCAGAAATAAAGAGAATGACCAATTCCTTCAGTAACAAACTAGGGCAAGGTGGATACGGTACCGTGTTCAAGGGGACTCTCAAAGATGGTCATCTGGTGGCGGTGAAGGTCCTAAGCGAAACCAAAGGCAACGGAGAAGAATTCATCAATGAGGTTGCCAGCATCAGTAGAACATCCCACGTTAACATTGTGAGTCTTCTAGGGTTTTGCTTAGAGGGACCAAAGAGGGCTTTGGTGTATGACTTCATGCCAAATGGGTCCTTGGAGCAGTTCATTTATGCCGATAAATCGAAAACTGAGACACAAAACCTAGGGTGGGAGAAATTATACGAGATCGCCGTCGGTGTTGCCCGAGGCTTAGAATATTTGCACCGGGGATGCAACACCCGCATcgtgcattttgatatcaagcccCACAACATCCTACTGGACCAAGATTTCCATCCCAAGATTTCTGATTTCGGACTTGCCAAGATATGCCCTCCCAAAGTGAGCGTCATTTCAATGGCGGCTGCAAGGGGGACTTTTGGGTACATTGCTCCGGAAGTGGTCACTAGGAGCATCGGAGCTGTATCCAGCAAGTCTGATGTTTATAGCTATGGCATGATGCTGCTTGAGATGGCTGGAGGAAGGAAGAACTTGGATGCAGGAGTGGAAAATACTAGTGAGATATATTTTCCACATTGGATCTATGACAATCTTAACAAGTACTGTGAGGTGGGCATTTCTGGGTTGACCAGTGAAACAGGAGAGGTTGCGAGAAAGATGATAATGGTTGGATTATGGTGTATACAGGTAAATCCTGCCAATAGACCTTCGATGAGCAAGGTTTTGGAAATGTGGGAAGGAAGCACTGGAAAATTGGAAATGCCACCAAGGCCTTAA
- the LOC135609290 gene encoding uncharacterized protein LOC135609290 → CSICENGFPCFEISVINPDKPPLSLAEIKSRVEQFRKAGKTVIISNQPYFYKKAEIFPGSAFVIGADTAVRLINPKYYGGSYSQMLEILLGCKRTGCTFLVGGRLVDGVFKVLEDVDIPQELNDMFISIPLEKFRMDISSTEIRKSKNM, encoded by the exons TGCAGCATCTGTGAGAACGGATTTCCATGCTTCGAGATATCAGTGATCAATCCTGACAAACCACCATTGTCTTTGGCTGAAATTAAAAGTCGAGTAGAACAATTTAGAAAGGCAG GGAAAACTGTCATTATCTCAAACCAGCCATACTTCTATAAGAAAGCAGAAATTTTCCCTGGAAGTGCCTTTGTGATTGGGGCAGACACTGCTGTGAGGCTTATTAAT CCGAAATATTATGGTGGAAGTTATAGCCAAATGCTGGAGATTCTTCTTGGCTGCAAAAGAACAGGTTGCACATTTCTAGTTGGTGGCCGCTTGGTCGATGGAGTTTTCAAG GTTCTTGAAGATGTTGATATTCCTCAAGAGTTGAATGACATGTTCATCTCCATACCACTGGAAAAGTTTCGCATGGATATTTCATCAACCGAGATAAGGAAGAGCAAGAACATGTGA